Proteins from one Listeria weihenstephanensis genomic window:
- the metK gene encoding methionine adenosyltransferase — protein MARNRHLFTSESVSDGHPDKIADQISDAILDAILTKDADARVACETTVTTGLVLVAGEITTSTYVDIPKIVRDTIKEIGYTRAKYGFDAETCAVLTAIDEQSPDIAQGVDVALESRDGSDDAAIDAIGAGDQGLMFGFATDETEELMPLPISLAHALARKIAELRKNNTLTYLRPDAKTQVTVEYDDNNQPIRVDTIVISTQHHPDISQEQIATDLHKLVIEEVIDPALLDDETKYFINPTGRFVIGGPQGDAGLTGRKIIVDTYGGYARHGGGAFSGKDPTKVDRSGAYAARYVAKNIVAAGLAKKAEVQLAYAIGVAHPVSISIDTYGTSEYSEQDLINAVNKFFDLRPAGIIKMLDLRRPIYRQTAAFGHFGRLDLDLPWEKVDKAPQMKEFLLQTATIK, from the coding sequence ATGCAATTTTAGATGCAATTTTAACAAAGGATGCCGATGCTCGTGTTGCTTGTGAAACGACAGTAACGACAGGATTGGTACTCGTAGCAGGAGAAATTACAACGTCCACCTATGTGGATATTCCGAAAATTGTACGCGATACGATTAAAGAAATTGGCTATACACGTGCAAAATATGGCTTTGACGCAGAGACATGTGCTGTTTTAACGGCGATTGATGAGCAGTCACCAGATATAGCGCAAGGGGTCGACGTCGCATTAGAATCACGCGATGGCTCGGATGATGCAGCAATTGACGCGATTGGAGCAGGGGATCAAGGCTTAATGTTCGGCTTTGCAACGGATGAAACCGAAGAATTGATGCCACTTCCAATTTCACTTGCTCATGCGCTAGCTCGAAAAATTGCAGAATTACGCAAAAATAACACGCTTACGTATCTACGTCCTGATGCTAAGACACAAGTGACCGTGGAATATGATGATAATAATCAACCAATTCGTGTCGATACGATTGTTATTTCGACACAGCATCATCCAGATATTTCACAAGAGCAAATTGCGACAGACTTGCATAAATTGGTGATTGAAGAAGTCATTGATCCAGCGCTTCTAGATGATGAAACGAAATATTTTATTAATCCAACTGGGCGTTTTGTTATCGGCGGACCTCAAGGAGATGCGGGTTTAACGGGTCGTAAAATCATCGTGGACACATATGGCGGCTATGCGCGGCATGGTGGCGGTGCATTTTCCGGTAAGGATCCAACAAAAGTCGATCGTTCTGGCGCTTATGCCGCACGTTACGTTGCTAAAAACATCGTTGCAGCAGGTCTCGCTAAAAAAGCAGAAGTGCAATTAGCTTATGCTATCGGCGTTGCCCATCCTGTATCGATTTCGATTGATACGTATGGTACAAGCGAATATAGCGAACAAGACTTAATCAACGCTGTCAATAAATTTTTCGATCTACGTCCAGCAGGTATTATTAAAATGCTTGATCTACGTCGTCCAATTTATCGTCAAACTGCGGCATTCGGTCATTTTGGAAGATTAGATTTAGATCTACCGTGGGAAAAAGTGGACAAAGCGCCACAAATGAAAGAATTTTTATTGCAAACTGCGACTATAAAATAA